A window of Pyrinomonadaceae bacterium genomic DNA:
TCGCGGGTTGGGACGTGGCGCTGATGCCGTTCGCGATTAACGAAGCGACGCGTTACATCAGTCCAACCAAGACACCTGAGTATCTCGCGGCCGGAAAGCCGGTCGTGTCAACACCCATCGCTGACGTAATTAAACCGTACGGTAAGTTGGATCTCGTGCGCATCGCCCGGACTCCGGACGAATTCATCGCGGCGATTGAGCAATCCTTGAACCCGGAAGCGACGAGCAAGAAATGGCTGCAACGTGTCGATGAGTTCCTGGCCAATATTTCGTGGGATAAAACCTGGGCGGGAATGTCAGAGCTGATTGATCGAGTATCGCTACACCGGCGGAAGCCGAACGTGATGGCGGCGAAAGCCCGGGCGACAGGGCCGGCACTGGTAACGAGCAACGCAGCGTAAATCTTAATCTTAATTATTCTTAACAAGGGGAGTGAGTAATGTTTGACTATTTAATTGTTGGAGCGGGATTCGCGGGCAGCGTGCTCGCCGAGCGCCTCGCCCGAGGTTCGAACAAGAAGGTGCTGATATGCGACAAGCGTCCGCACATCGGCGGGAACGCCTACGATCATTACAACGAGCATGGCGTGCTGGTGCACAAGTACGGCCCACATATTTTCCATACGAACTCGCGCGAAGTGTTCGAATATCTTTCGCGGTTTACTGAGTGGCGTCCCTACCAGCATAGCGTGCGCGCGAGCGTAGACGGCCAGATAGTTCCGATCCCGATCAATCTCAACACGATTAACGCGCTCTACGGCCTCAGCCTGACATCCTTTGAGATGGAAGATTTTCTGAAGAAGGTCGCTGAGCCGCGCGAACAGGTTCGCACTTCGGAAGACGTTGTCATCGGCACCGTGGGCCGCGAGCTGTACGAAAAATTCTTTAAGAATTACACACGTAAGCAGTGGGGACTGGATCCGTCGGAGCTGGATGCCAGCGTTACTTCGCGTATTCCCACGCGGACCAATCGTGACGATCGGTACTTCACTGATACTTATCAGGCCATGCCGCTGCACGGCTACACGCGTATGTTCGAGAACATGCTCGATCATCCCAACATCAAAGTGCTGCTGAACTGTGATTACCGCGAGGTCGAGAAGGAAATTCCTCATCGGGAGATGATT
This region includes:
- the glf gene encoding UDP-galactopyranose mutase, encoding MFDYLIVGAGFAGSVLAERLARGSNKKVLICDKRPHIGGNAYDHYNEHGVLVHKYGPHIFHTNSREVFEYLSRFTEWRPYQHSVRASVDGQIVPIPINLNTINALYGLSLTSFEMEDFLKKVAEPREQVRTSEDVVIGTVGRELYEKFFKNYTRKQWGLDPSELDASVTSRIPTRTNRDDRYFTDTYQAMPLHGYTRMFENMLDHPNIKVLLNCDYREVEKEIPHREMIYTGPVDAFFGYCYGKLPYRSLEFKHETHNQQTFQSAPVINYPNDHLYTRVTEFKYLTGQEHSKTSIVYEFPKSEGDPYYPVPRKENADVYARYKALADKTPEVHFVGRLATYKYYNMDQIVAQALTVYAKMSSVKRKEALILENGHPNGKHVTATKATLPELTPSNGGNGEIRRAL